Below is a window of Shinella sp. PSBB067 DNA.
TCGCGCTGCACGGCGGCAGCCTCGTCATCGAGAGCAGCCCGGGCGAGGGCACCGTCATCGCCATCCGCGTTCCCGCCGACGGCTCGGGCGCGATGCGTGACGGCGACGTCAGGCACGGGGCCGCATCCACCGTCGAATTCCCGCCGCGCCTTGCGGTGGCTATCGAGACCGTTTACGAGCCGTCGAACGATGGCAAGGACACGCAAGATGAACGCGCACGTCAGAAGACAGCCTGAGCGGCGGCCCCAGGGCCAGGCCCGCAAGGGCGGGTCGCGCGCGCGCAGCCAGCCGCAACGCCGGCCGAACGCCGTCATCGCCGGGCTTCTTGCGCTCGGCGGCCTTGCCGCGCGCTATCCGAGCGTCGTCGGCGGCGTCTCGGCCTTCGTCGTCGTCTTCTCCTTCGTGGCGGCCAATGCGCTCTGGTACCAGCCGGGCGGCCATCCGTCGCCGTTCCTGAAGACCCGCTCGGCCGACAACTCCCTCGGCTTCACCGCGACGAAGCCGGAGCCGCACGACCAGACGACCTTCGTCATCGAGCGCCTGGAAGAGGGCGAGCCGCTGCCCGAGGTCACCGCGGTGACGCCCGCCGAACGCCCCTTCGACGAGGTGGCGAGCCTCATCGAAAAGCAGCCCGCCAGGGCGGGCGCCGAGGAGGAGGCCGACCCGGTCGCCGCGGCGATCATGCGCGCGGAGGCCGATCCCGGCGTCACCTCGGCGGTCGCAAGGCCCGTGCCGAGCGAACTGGTGATGCAGATCCAGAAGGGCCTCAGCAACATCGCCTACACGGACATCGCCGTCGACGGCCTGATCGGCGAGAAGACGCGCACCGCCATCCGCCATTTCGAGAAGCATTACCGCCTTCCGGTGACCGGCGAGCCGAACGAGCAGGTCCTCGCCAAGCTCAAGGACATCGGCGCGCTATAAAAGCGGCCCTCGGCAAGCGGCCGCTCCTCATCCTCCCTGCAAGCGGGGAAGAGGAGGGCAGGGCGACCGTTTCGTTCCATTCGCACCGTGTTTTCGGAAAGCCGGTCCCACAGCGCCCTTCTTCCGCGTGCTGCGGGACGAGGGCCCTCTCCCGGCACCGATCCTTGCCCCGCCGCGCCGCGCCGTGTATGCCGCCGTCATGCGCCTTCGCACCGACATCTTCGTTTCCGCCCTGCTGCGCCGCGTCTTCGCGCGCGGCGACTTCGCCGCCGTGGAGGCGAAGGGCGCGGAGGCGGCGGGGGCGGTCTTCGTGCGGCAGGTGTTCCGCGACGGGACCGAAAGCCTCCATGCGCCCGCGCCGCAGAGCGTCTTCGCCGAGGACGACGACGGGCGGCGGCTGTTCGAGACGCGGCTGGCGCATGCGGGATCGGAGGCGGTTGCCGAGGCGCTCGCGCGCGAGCGGCGCTTCGACGGCGATCTCTGGGTGGTTTGCGTCGAGGCGGACGCGCTCGGCGACCTCATCGAGTTTGCCGGAGACGAGCCGAAGGACGACGGGTTCTTCCGGCGTTGAGCGGGCAGGGGGCAGCGCCGGCTCGGTCCGGTTGACGCGGGGGTGCGACGGTTTGCGGCGTCGGCCGGGCGGCGGGTGTTCTGCTAGATGTGGGGTCAGCCGGCGGCGCGTTGCCGCCCGATCCCGGAGGACCTGTCGTGGTGATCCTGCCCCTTCGCCTCAACGTCGTCACCGTTGGCCGCCTTCGGCAGGCCCGCGCCGTTCGTGTAGCGATCCGCTCTCTGCCAGCTTTCGACCCGACGGGCAGCCTCGCCCGCATCTAGCGACGCAAGCAGCGCTTCGGCGCCGCCGTCGGAAAGGTGCGGGTAGACCGTCCTCAGCAGGAACAGGCCGTCCGCCTCCGCCACGTCCAGCGCCAGCAGCGTCTCGGCGAGCTGACGTCCCGAAAGATCGAGAAGGATGCGCTCCGAAAGCCACTGGCTGGAGGCGAGCGCATCGGCGAGCGCCACCGCCATCATGCCGACATCGCCGGTGCGCGCGAAGCGCACGAAAAGCGCCTGATGGATGTCCGTCGCCGGTTCGAGCCGAACGGGGGCCTGCCCGGCCGGTGTCGCGGCGCGCATGAGCGCGCGCAATTCCTCACGGATCCCTTCCTCCCGTTCCAGCCGTGCCGCTTCCCGGAGCGCCGCCTCGCGGTCGTCGCCGGTCCTGCGGCTGGCATGGTCCTGATGGGTGCCGACCAGCGCCTCGATGACGGCGGGCGAAAGATCGTCGCGCCGGCCGATGGCGCGGGCATGGTCCGGGCCGGTCGTGCGCAGGATGCGCATCAGCGTGCCGTCGGCGATCGCCTTCGAGCCCATGAGGAAGATGGCGGCGATGCCGATCGGCTGGCGGGCGATGAAGAGGGCGACGTCCTGCGGCACCTGCGGGCAGCGCGACAGCGCCGCCACGGCCTGCCGGCGCGCCTCCTCGGTGGAGGCCTCATAGAGCTGCTCGAAGAGTTCGCCGAACTGGACGAGGTCGGATCTGGAGGGAAAGCGCAGGCTCTCGAAGCTGGACACCGTGGCCATCAGCACGATGTCCTTCGGCCGCCCGCCCTGCGGTCTCTCCAGTTCGCGAAACCTGTCCGCCACGAAACACCTGTCATCCCGGACCGGCAGCCCCTCGCCGATCCCCACTGTCGTTCACGAAAATTAGAGGAAAAACGTTAGCGAGCCGTTAACCTTGGCTGCGCGGAAACCGCAATGATTCCAACGAAATATGCGGGTACGGGAAAAGACGGCTGCTTCGCTTGTGTCTCCGGGCGGCACGCATCCTTCGCCCGCAAGGAAGCGCGGGCGGCGGCGTGGCGGCGACTGTGGATTACGGGGAAATCGCGCGGTTCCCGCCGGACCGGCGGACCTGCGGCCACAGTAAAGCCCCACTTTCCCCCATTCTGCCGGGCTTTCCGCAAGCGGCCCCGACCGGCCGCTTCCGCGCGCGGCCTTGCCGTGCCCGGAGTCATCGGGCGGGCGTCAGCCCCTGGCCTTAACGAGAACTTTAGGGATGGCTGTTATACGTCCCGTAACGGGAGGCACCCTCATGAAGCAGATCGCGCGCGCCGTTTGCGTCGCCGTCCTTGCAGTCTCGGCCACGGCTGCGCCCGCGGCGGCCATGGACCCCGCGAATTTCTATACGGTCCGCAACGATCATGGCGGCGTCGTCGTCGACTACGCCATCAAGGTCGCGCAACTGCAACAGTCCCGCCAGCGGGTCAAGTTCGCCGGGCGCTGCGATTCGGCCTGCACGCTGTATCTCGGCATGAGCCGGTCGCAGCTTTGCGTCACGCCGTCGGCGCGCTTCGGCTTTCACCTTCCCTTCGGCAGTTCCTCGCGCGGCAACCAGGTCGCCGCGAAGTATCTGCTGAAGAG
It encodes the following:
- a CDS encoding peptidoglycan-binding domain-containing protein, which encodes MNAHVRRQPERRPQGQARKGGSRARSQPQRRPNAVIAGLLALGGLAARYPSVVGGVSAFVVVFSFVAANALWYQPGGHPSPFLKTRSADNSLGFTATKPEPHDQTTFVIERLEEGEPLPEVTAVTPAERPFDEVASLIEKQPARAGAEEEADPVAAAIMRAEADPGVTSAVARPVPSELVMQIQKGLSNIAYTDIAVDGLIGEKTRTAIRHFEKHYRLPVTGEPNEQVLAKLKDIGAL
- a CDS encoding DUF1491 family protein, with translation MRLRTDIFVSALLRRVFARGDFAAVEAKGAEAAGAVFVRQVFRDGTESLHAPAPQSVFAEDDDGRRLFETRLAHAGSEAVAEALARERRFDGDLWVVCVEADALGDLIEFAGDEPKDDGFFRR
- a CDS encoding DUF2336 domain-containing protein; amino-acid sequence: MADRFRELERPQGGRPKDIVLMATVSSFESLRFPSRSDLVQFGELFEQLYEASTEEARRQAVAALSRCPQVPQDVALFIARQPIGIAAIFLMGSKAIADGTLMRILRTTGPDHARAIGRRDDLSPAVIEALVGTHQDHASRRTGDDREAALREAARLEREEGIREELRALMRAATPAGQAPVRLEPATDIHQALFVRFARTGDVGMMAVALADALASSQWLSERILLDLSGRQLAETLLALDVAEADGLFLLRTVYPHLSDGGAEALLASLDAGEAARRVESWQRADRYTNGAGLPKAANGDDVEAKGQDHHDRSSGIGRQRAAG